The proteins below come from a single Raphanus sativus cultivar WK10039 unplaced genomic scaffold, ASM80110v3 Scaffold0011, whole genome shotgun sequence genomic window:
- the LOC130500683 gene encoding uncharacterized protein LOC130500683, with protein MAISAFKRGLLPEGDLYKELIKYKCRIMEDVLCRAWAQVRWEEDVASRAKAGPKYDQKLSKPTRSDHDELPHSKSARETSNPNRGRYQHRPLPRSEGMMVSTWPDISHLAISKPELIGVLRQMGSQVKWPPKMKAAEANRNPKQWCEFHSDHGHTTEDCIALKMEVAELLKKGYLREFLSDKAKNLLNKEGPSLPIEAALALPPQQDRVIHVITGGSEVSGISSAAAKKSTRNARNGQDVEGPRRLLLGIDEISFTAREQEKVLAPHHDALVISLTIANCLVKWILVDNGSSSNIIFYSAFADLCLEPTALTRKATPPRRLQWRSQTNLGEVLLPVYAEGVNQATKFLVVDCPLSYNVILGRPWIHDMGAVPSTLHQLVKFPTPWGIRAVNGDQENARSCY; from the coding sequence ATGGCTATCTCAGCCTTCAAGAGGGGTCTACTTCCAGAGGGAGACCTAtacaaggagctgatcaaatacaagtgcagAATTATGGAAGACGTGCTGTGtcgtgcttgggctcaagtgagatgggaagaagatgtcGCTAGTAGGGCTAAAGCCGGTCCGAAGTATGATCAGAAGTTGTCAAAGCCTACAAGGAGTGACCACGACGAGCTTCCTCATTCTAAGTCCGCTAGGGAGACTAGTAACCCGAATAGGGGCAGGTATCAGCATCGACCTTTGCCTAGATCCGAAGGGATGATGGTGTCTACCTGGCCTGACATCTCCCATCTTGCAATATCCAAACCAGAGCTGATCGGTGTCTTACGACAAATGGGTTCTCAAGTCAAGTGGCCTCCTAAGATGAAGGCCGCGGAGGCTAATCGAAATCCCAAGCAATGGTGCGAGTTCCATAGTGATCATGGTCATACTACGGAGGACTGCATAGCCCTAAAGATGGAAGTCgccgagctcctcaagaaaggTTACCTACGGGAGTTCCTCTCGGATAAAgccaagaaccttctaaatAAAGAGGGTCCCAGTCTCCCTATCGAGGCAGCTCTTGCATTGCCACCACAGCAAGACCGAGTGATCCACGTCATCACAGGCGGATCAGAGGTGAGCGGAATTAGCAGCGCCGCAGCCAAGAAAAGTACTCGCAATGCCAGGAACGGCCAAGATGTTGAGGGTCCCAGGCGCCTGCTCCTTGGAATAGATGAGATCAGTttcactgcaagggagcaggagaaggtcctCGCCCCTCATCATGACGCTCTcgtcatttcacttaccatagcaaactgcttggtcaagTGGATACTAGTAGATaatgggagctccagcaacataaTCTTTTATTCGGCCTTCGCCGATCTGTGTTTGGAACCTACAGCTCTAACCAGAAAGGCAACCCCCCCTCgtaggcttcagtggagaaGTCAAACAAACCTTGGGGAGGTTCTTCTTCCTGTGTATGCCGAAGGGGTAAACCAAGCCACAAAGTTCCTGGTCGTTGATTGTCCCTTATCATACAACGTGATATTGGGAAGGCCATGGATCCAtgacatgggagccgtaccttcaACTTTGCACCAGCTGGTCAAGTTCCCAACCCCTTGGGGCATCAGAGCAGTTAACGGGGATCAAGAGAATGCTAGGTCTTGCTATTAG
- the LOC108836003 gene encoding putative AC transposase, which translates to MDEVPLTEGNSSQNLKIGSKLPESLRRRLIDFLRSNSDFFAWPHEDMPGIDPDVIMHQLKVDPMHPPVRQEMRKFTPERDEIINEEMASSAFGNQASDVEMQFDEQEYQETFTDANATSGASSQAQKVKKMVVPRSTVWEHFTRNKENRNKCVCHHCEKIFSCASKSGTSNLKQHLQICKEHIAWLTSQKKNQQHIGPGGNLKASKLTEAVFKEACNELVVLAELPLSFIESTAFRHFCDKVLPFKPHSRRTLTRNIVEMFVKKKAALKNTLITSKQRVSLTTDIWVSQMTGASYMVITAHFIDDKWQLKKLIIGFKYVMDHKGQTISTVLLECLADWGL; encoded by the exons ATGGACGAGGTCCCCCTCACGGAAGGGAACTCGagtcaaaacttaaaaataggCTCCAAGCTTCCGGAAAGTTTGAGAAGGAGACTGATCGATTTCTTAAGATCCAACTCCGATTTCTTTGCCTGGCCTCACGAAGACATGCCTGGAATTGATCCCGATGTTATCATGCATCAACTCAAGGTGGATCCAATGCATCCTCCTGTCAGACAAGAGATGAGAAAATTCACTCCTGAAAGGGATgagataatcaacgaagag ATGGCATCCTCAGCTTTCGGTAACCAAGCATCTGATGTGGAAATGCAATTTGACGAGCAAGAGTACCAAGAGACATTTACGGATGCAAATGCAACATCTGGAGCATCCTCTCAGGCGCAGAAGGTGAAGAAGATGGTTGTGCCGAGGTCTACTGTGTGGGAGCATTTCACCCGAAACAAGGAGAATCGAAACAAGTGCGTCTGTCACCATTGTGAGAAGATCTTTTCATGTGCATCCAAGTCAGGAACTTCCAACCTGAAGCAGCATCTGCAAATTTGCAAAGAACACATAGCATGGTTAACTTCTCAGAAAAAGAATCAACAGCACATTGGACCTGGTGGCAACCTGAAGGCATCCAAACTGACTGAAGCGGTTTTCAAAGAAGCTTGCAACGAGCTGGTTGTGTTAGCAGAATTGCCACTTTCGTTCATTGAAAGCACTGCTTTTAGGCACTTCTGCGACAAG GTTTTGCCTTTCAAGCCGCACTCAAGAAGGACTTTGACAAGGAACATTGTGGAGATGTTTGTGAAAAAGAAGGCAGCGCTGAAGAACACTCTCATCACGAGTAAACAAAGAGTCTCTCTTACCACTGACATTTGGGTATCTCAAATGACAG GTGCAAGTTATATGGTTATCACTGCACACTTCATTGACGATAAGTGGCAGCTGAAGAAGTTGATCATTGGCTTCAAGTATGTCATGGATCACAAAGGTCAGACTATCTCTACTGTTCTTCTAGAGTGTTTAGCCGACTGGGGTCTTTAG
- the LOC130500681 gene encoding zinc finger BED domain-containing protein RICESLEEPER 2-like codes for MLQKFLKYWEGIKGVNKMLILATIFDPTQKMHFAKLCFEKLYGNDSLEAKAMTKSVTDLLTSMFKEYNTRFKVSSVQASQPTEATAVSAQDSQEQGVERMELVVEDFGYERMDAVYKELVAEKGDDTRDELEVYLKEAVESPKLLPGMEFDILSWWKVHKMKYPVLAEMVRDLLAMQVSSVASESAFSTSGRILEPYRSCLTHYMIEVLMCTEQWLQADIKLKETIITNEQILADVEEFDKLEKEFEAHHIDA; via the exons ATGTTGCAGAAGTTTTTGAAGTATTGGGAAGGGATCAAGGGTGTCAACAAGATGTTGATCTTAGCAACCATCTTCGACCCTACACAGAAGATGCACTTCGCGAAGCTTTGTTTTGAGAAGCTGTATGGGAACGATAGCTTGGAGGCAAAGGCAATGACAAAGTCCGTGACTGATCTTCTCACATCCATGTTTAAGGAGTACAACACCCGTTTCAAAGTGTCATCTGTACAAGCATCGCAACCAACTGAAGCCACTGCCGTCTCTGCTCAAGACTCTCAAGAACAAGGAGTGGAAAGAATGGAACTGGTGGTTGAGGATTTCGGTTATGAAAGGATGGATGCTGTGTACAAGGAGCTTGTTGCAGAAAAAGGTGATGATACTAGGGATGAGCTTGAAGTATACTTGAAGGAGGCGGTTGAGAGCCCAAAGCTCTTACCGGGAATGGAGTTTGACATTTTGTCTTGGTGGAAGGTGCATAAAATGAAGTACCCAGTCCTTGCAGAGATGGTGAGAGATCTGTTGGCTATGCAGGTTTCATCAGTTGCATCAGAAAGTGCTTTCAGCACAAGTGGGAGGATTTTAGAGCCTTATAGATCCTGCTTGACTCACTACATGATAGAGGTTCTAATGTGCACTGAGCAATGGCTTCAAGCTGACATCAAGCTTAAGGAAACCATCATCACAAATGAGCAAATACTTGCTGATGTTGAAGAGTTTGATAAGCTTGAGAAAG AGTTTGAAGCTCACCATATTGATGCTTGA